One stretch of Armatimonadota bacterium DNA includes these proteins:
- a CDS encoding DUF951 domain-containing protein: protein MISSVGIPTGARIQLRKAHPCGSRWWLVTQPGADMRLTCAGCGRRVLLDRAEFERRLTAVEPPASGDAS, encoded by the coding sequence ATGATCTCCTCCGTTGGCATCCCCACCGGAGCGCGAATACAACTGCGCAAAGCCCATCCGTGTGGAAGCCGGTGGTGGCTGGTTACGCAGCCAGGCGCCGATATGCGCCTCACCTGCGCCGGCTGCGGGCGCCGCGTCCTGCTGGACCGCGCCGAGTTTGAGCGGCGCCTCACAGCAGTTGAGCCACCAGCCTCCGGTGACGCCTCTTGA
- a CDS encoding phytanoyl-CoA dioxygenase family protein — translation MDEGDRLAFERDGFVLQKALFTAPEVSAMLDAVESGERVANTQNAARDKEGRSSRLAIWGALGNDIWAAASTLPRVVNGVRALMGEDIAFFHGKVMLKEAGSGGAWEWHQDYGYWYGDGFVFPRLMSVFCALDPCTRENGCLQVLRGSHRLGRLDHGAVGSQVGASESRIEQLEPLFERVHCEMQPGDALFFHCNLLHASAPNTSDRHRRAFIICYNALHNPVLGSPDRYREPCPTCPDDAILAAAAGEARGEGSKTP, via the coding sequence ATGGACGAGGGAGACCGCCTGGCCTTTGAACGCGACGGGTTCGTGCTCCAGAAGGCGCTGTTCACAGCACCGGAAGTTTCTGCCATGCTCGACGCAGTTGAAAGCGGTGAGCGCGTTGCCAACACGCAGAATGCAGCCAGAGACAAGGAGGGCCGCTCGTCGCGGTTGGCGATCTGGGGCGCCCTTGGAAACGACATCTGGGCTGCGGCCAGTACGCTTCCTCGTGTTGTGAATGGAGTGCGCGCGTTGATGGGCGAGGATATTGCCTTCTTCCACGGCAAGGTGATGCTGAAGGAGGCCGGAAGTGGCGGCGCCTGGGAGTGGCACCAGGATTACGGGTACTGGTACGGTGACGGATTTGTTTTCCCCAGGTTGATGAGCGTGTTTTGCGCGCTGGATCCGTGCACGAGAGAAAACGGCTGCCTACAGGTGCTTCGTGGATCGCATCGTCTGGGTCGGCTGGACCACGGAGCCGTCGGCTCCCAGGTCGGTGCGAGCGAATCGCGGATCGAGCAACTCGAACCGCTGTTTGAGCGCGTCCATTGTGAAATGCAGCCCGGCGACGCACTATTCTTTCATTGCAACCTTCTCCACGCGTCGGCCCCGAACACGTCGGATCGACACCGGCGCGCATTCATCATCTGCTACAACGCTCTCCACAATCCCGTGCTTGGAAGTCCGGATCGTTATCGTGAACCGTGCCCAACCTGCCCCGATGACGCCATTCTTGCGGCAGCGGCCGGTGAGGCCCGGGGCGAGGGCAGCAAAACACCGTGA
- a CDS encoding Gfo/Idh/MocA family oxidoreductase codes for MKKAKSPPPDDLNYSLAASPTAATTAPLLPWEPPTPTEYQPRIGLIACGGITETHLKAYRKVGWNVVGLCDLIAERAETRRRQFYPDAFTTTDYRELLKHDEIDVVDIATHPQDRAPIISDALRAHKHVLSQKPFVLDLATGRELVELARSVDRRLAVNQNGRYAPHFSYMRKAVEAGLVGDVTGVHMAVHWDHSWTAGTPFERIRDLVLYDFAIHWFDMAMQLLDGRAWTRVYGERTCAARQPVKPPLLASAAFQYDGGHGTLVFDGNVQFGPADSTYVAGTLGSLCSTGPNLSRQKVVLTTSAGVASPQLHGDWFPDGFRGTMGELLCAIEEGREPANSAAANLRSLELCFAAIASADDGLPKLAGEVSRLPTGSAPGA; via the coding sequence ATGAAAAAAGCGAAGTCGCCGCCGCCGGACGACCTCAACTACAGCCTCGCCGCGTCGCCGACCGCCGCTACAACTGCGCCGCTCTTGCCATGGGAGCCGCCCACGCCAACCGAGTACCAGCCGCGGATTGGTTTGATCGCTTGTGGCGGGATCACAGAGACGCATCTCAAGGCCTACCGCAAGGTAGGCTGGAATGTAGTGGGACTTTGTGACCTCATTGCCGAGCGGGCCGAAACCAGGCGACGCCAGTTCTATCCCGACGCCTTTACGACTACCGATTACCGCGAGCTTCTGAAGCACGATGAGATCGATGTGGTGGATATCGCGACGCACCCGCAAGATCGGGCGCCGATCATATCCGATGCGCTTCGCGCGCACAAGCACGTGCTCAGTCAAAAGCCATTTGTGCTCGATCTTGCTACTGGGCGCGAATTGGTAGAACTGGCTCGAAGCGTAGACCGGCGCCTGGCCGTCAACCAGAATGGGCGGTATGCCCCGCACTTCAGCTACATGCGCAAAGCTGTGGAAGCAGGCCTGGTCGGCGACGTGACCGGCGTCCACATGGCCGTCCACTGGGACCACTCATGGACGGCCGGCACGCCGTTCGAGAGAATCCGGGACCTGGTGTTGTACGATTTCGCCATTCATTGGTTCGATATGGCGATGCAGCTTCTGGATGGCCGGGCGTGGACGCGCGTTTACGGTGAGCGTACATGTGCGGCAAGGCAGCCGGTTAAGCCGCCACTGTTGGCCAGCGCGGCATTCCAATACGATGGAGGTCACGGAACGCTGGTATTTGACGGAAACGTGCAGTTCGGCCCGGCTGATTCCACATACGTTGCCGGCACACTTGGCTCGCTCTGCAGCACCGGTCCTAACCTATCCAGGCAAAAAGTGGTGCTGACCACCTCTGCCGGTGTGGCATCTCCGCAGCTCCACGGCGATTGGTTCCCAGATGGATTCCGCGGCACAATGGGCGAACTCCTTTGCGCAATCGAGGAAGGCCGTGAGCCGGCGAACAGCGCCGCAGCGAATCTGCGAAGCCTGGAGTTGTGCTTCGCCGCCATCGCCTCAGCGGATGATGGCTTACCCAAACTTGCCGGGGAGGTCAGCCGGCTGCCGACCGGCTCGGCGCCCGGCGCATAG
- a CDS encoding Gfo/Idh/MocA family oxidoreductase: MANRKWRFIAVDFDHLHIGDLLRLVSEHPGAEIAGMYDADPQRMAEAAERFGVPPDRLFTNLEICLASAAADVALLCSRPSRHAEYVEQMASCGISIHVEKPFATSLEEADRMIRAMQAGGGALVVNWPLAWYPPHVTAKRLVDSGAIGALEQVHYYDGNRGPLRHLADKVEVAEADAAARMSDSWWYTPGDGGSMRDYLGYGATLATWFFNGELPSEVTSVALTPGGRSVDEQSVTVARYRSGLSVFQTRWGTFTDPWVLQPQPKCGFTLVGSAGTISSWDYEPVIHLQTKEQPRATEIPVDTLLPPFRNSIEYLVAHLESGAPVTGPLSVEISRAGQQITDAAQRSSVSRRPESLAP; encoded by the coding sequence ATGGCCAACCGGAAATGGCGATTTATTGCCGTAGACTTCGATCACCTCCACATTGGCGACCTGCTGCGACTGGTGAGCGAGCACCCGGGCGCCGAGATTGCCGGCATGTACGATGCCGACCCGCAGCGCATGGCCGAAGCTGCCGAGCGCTTCGGAGTCCCTCCGGATCGGCTCTTCACCAACCTGGAGATCTGCCTGGCGAGCGCTGCGGCAGATGTTGCGCTGCTCTGTTCCCGGCCGTCGCGTCACGCCGAATACGTTGAGCAGATGGCGTCATGCGGAATATCCATTCACGTGGAGAAGCCGTTTGCAACTTCGCTCGAAGAGGCCGACCGAATGATCAGAGCGATGCAGGCTGGAGGCGGCGCCCTGGTGGTAAACTGGCCACTGGCCTGGTACCCACCCCACGTAACAGCGAAGCGCCTGGTGGATAGTGGCGCCATAGGAGCGCTTGAGCAGGTTCACTACTACGATGGAAATCGCGGCCCCCTCCGGCATCTGGCCGACAAGGTTGAAGTTGCAGAGGCAGACGCTGCCGCGCGGATGAGCGATAGCTGGTGGTACACCCCGGGCGACGGCGGGTCGATGCGTGACTATCTCGGGTACGGCGCAACGCTCGCAACCTGGTTCTTCAATGGCGAGCTACCAAGTGAAGTGACCTCTGTGGCCCTTACGCCCGGCGGACGGTCGGTTGACGAACAGAGCGTAACCGTCGCGCGGTATCGTTCGGGCCTGTCGGTGTTTCAGACGCGGTGGGGAACCTTCACCGATCCCTGGGTGCTTCAGCCGCAGCCGAAATGCGGTTTCACACTCGTTGGCTCGGCCGGAACAATCTCCAGCTGGGATTATGAGCCGGTGATCCACCTCCAGACGAAGGAGCAACCCCGCGCGACGGAGATTCCGGTGGACACCCTGCTGCCGCCATTTCGCAACTCGATCGAGTATCTCGTCGCACACCTGGAGAGCGGCGCGCCAGTCACAGGTCCTCTCTCGGTTGAGATCAGCCGGGCTGGCCAGCAGATTACCGACGCCGCGCAGCGGAGCTCAGTGAGCCGACGACCGGAGAGCCTTGCACCATGA